The window AATGTCCCTGAAGCTAAAAGACAAGAAGGGTCTTGTTCCTTGTAACACTGTACCTGCTCTGAGCTGATAGTAATTGGCTCTTTGAGGATAATCCAGATGACACTCTCATGGAGGGGAGGATGAGTCAGAGAGCCATTGTAGGTCCAGTACTCCAAGGATTTAGGCAATAGGCTTGAAGgatcaaaatcagaaaagggAGCTTGCTTACCCTGTGGAAGATACGCTGGGTTAATGAAACCCATGAATAAGATAGGTTTTACATCTCAGGCTACAAGGGAGTGTGTTCCTAAATCAGAGGAGGTCATTTCAAAACACTAGAGTTTTCTCATAGCATCAGAGGTGAGTTTCTCGCCCTGGTGATAAGTTTGACACTGAGATACATCTAGGTTGGCACCACCGACAATGAGCAGTATTactcaaaaaaacaaagagcaactTCCCCTCGAACGGTATCAGATACCGAAGAGTTCCGTAATCACTGACTAAAGagttgtgttgggtttttttttgaaaatactgaactCTGTGCTCCTGAGCAAGCAAAACACTTCAGTgtataattaattttctgctgtcTGTTGAGGCTAAAGGGAGGATTCACACGTGTTGATAATGTTTTCTTGTTCAGGGTCAAAGTCtacattcctttttaaaatgctgtggcagatgctgtattgtatttttaacatgCTTCACTAAAATTCAGCTATTCAGATTCTATCTCTGCTTATCTTGTGCCTTTATGAGAGGCTTAGTGGGAATAGTCAGTGCTTTACAAGGCAGCTTAAGAAAAGTTCAGTTCTGTTgttatttcttctcccttttttccctccttcaaCTGAGCGAAACTTCAGTTTGGCTATTGTGAGGCTATGCTGGTGGTGGACACCAGGGATAATTTTAAATAGACAGATGGATGGAAGCATAGGATTAGGTAGGAATCAGGAACTGTGTACTCTTACTCTTACACAAAGAGCCCATAGGTGTCTGCAGGGTGGAGCCCCAACCATACAAAATATCTTGTGGGATCCCATAAACTCATGTCCAGGATCATGCTTTCAGCTTCCACATCTTAACAGCCTCCTTCAGCTGAACCCCTGCATTATTCTGAAGTCTTCAAAAAGGCAGACGCGAGACTGCATAGATTTTGATTTAACTACTCTTTATATTATCATGATCAGGCTGTGAAGATGTTTACTTTAGTCTTTACTGAATCCAAGGCCTTCAAGACACCCTTCAGGTTTTCATTGCATAAGCCaagctgtaaataaaaaaatattttcaaatcctAAATAAGTAATAATAGTTTTATTCTAACAGAATCAAGAATAAGAACGTTTTATAGATGTTGATTAGTTTAGCTTTGCAAACCCACTATGAATGAGACAAAATTTAGGACTTCTGATGAAATAACAggaagtttttcttctgctttgcagagTAATGCAAACAGTAGTGTGAAAATAATCTGTGGTTCAGAAGTACATGATTGCTTTGGTCATATGTGCTTGTCCTTGAAATTCACTTTGGAAGCATTCAGAGAGATGGTTTTGCTGATATCTTTTTTTGCAATGTGAATTAtgaataattatattttagtAGTATATAGTAAaatataatattattttatgatatttctttaatatataAAGTCCTTAATAATAAGGAATTCTTTTTCCTGCCTCAGTTGGCTTTGAAAGGCTAAATATGTCATGTGCATGGATTCAGGATTTCTTGGAGTTCTGAtttagaattttcttttctgattgaTAGACAGTAATAGCACACGGGGTACAAACCGTCTTTCTGTGGAAGTTCTCATCACTGTAAATGGAgtagaaagcaaacacaaaaggTGTGAGCATTGCCTGTAACAAAGGTGGACAAAACACCGCAAGCTCACTAGCACCCATGCctttaaagcacagctcttcttAAAGGCTCTGTGGATGAAATGGGGATTTGGGTACAACATCCATGTAGAAGCATGGCAAAGTTGGCAATATGGGCTAAATTTGGGCAAGACACAGTCATCTCCACCTATTTAACACAAAGATGTGTTTTTTCCTAGTCCTCCTCACTGACTGCAGTTTTgataaggaaaggaaaggagacacGCATGTTTTCAGTATGTCTGTTACTGACCTTCAGGAAAACAGTGACAATTGCCAAGCCATCCGGCTTGTCGAAAGCCTCAGCTACATTCGAATACTTGTCTGCGTTCCAGTGAATGAGATGAAGCTAAAAAGTAATTGACAGGATCATTTTTGCTGGTTCTACTACAAATAAATGCTgctatttcagtaaaataattagaaatgcCACTCTGCACTCTTAGGGTCTGACCGTGAAATTGAGAACATGCTTGTGAACGCCTGCAGATTTATGGTGTTCTGTTGAATTCCCCTGGCATTGTCAGGACTCATACCCAGGCTTTATCTTGGGGTAGGCAGAACTGCACATATTCCTGAAAGCAATTTAGAGGTAAGTACACAGAGATGTGAAAAATCACAACTTACAAGGGACATATATTTTTCTAACTCTATTGCTAACAGTCTCCTGTGCATGCCTTTATTTccatgtctttaaaaatgtaatacatTAAATAGCGTTTTGAGAAGTGTAACCACTATGTTACACATGGTGCAATATTTATTCACAATAGTCCCATTTACTGCAAGAGATTAATGGGATGGCCATGAACATCATGACTGCGGATGGTTTATATTCAACATAGATCTTTCAACAAGTATCTGACAGTACTTGCTTTAACAGAGTTTTAAGAAACTTTTGTTCAGCCTAGTATGCTGCATATTATATCGTCAGctattttttgtgaaatataAATTTCCAAAACTTACAGAACCTGGAAATCAAACGaatttctttaaatgccttctCACCTATGAATATGCTTAGCAATTCCTTAGCAACTATTTAACTTGGTAAATATGACTATGGTAATAGTCTAGTCCTGGATTATTTGTATAATGTTTCAGCAACATGGTCACAAAAAGTATGAAAACTTCTTAAAATACAAGGAGGAGATTCTAAAATATAGAAACAGAACGTGGAAATTATCATATAATGAACATAATcttaaaattctgattttaatcagatttttaaaaaattctggtattttttaaagctgaactGCTGTCTTTTCAACTTAACATCTTTCtggtttaatatattttaaactattgATTCAAAGCAAACTAATAAACACTTAATCATGTGCTGCTTAAACACAGCTTAAGTGCGCTATCTTTTTACGGCCAAAAGCAATTCCAAAGGGACACCCCTTTCTTATCTTGCCTGTATCAAATGAGATGGCTTTAGCACTCTCAACAGCGAAAAATTTCCTATTAGGAACACACTTCTGGCTGTGTGCTCCTAATgcctaaattaaaaatgaataatccATCTCATTAGTTTGTCATGTTGTAATGTTCCTAAAAATCTAAAAAGCTGCCAAAGATAACATTACATGGATTGAACATGCATTGTTTGTTGGCATGTTGATGACTATTAGCACGGCACTAaggcactgggaaaaaaataagatctgTTACTTTAGaggtgttttttaatttttgtaaaacaGACCTTGCTTCATTATCTGAAGACATTTAATGCACTTGACAGCTGCTGAGGTCCTTACTAGATAGCTTTTTTACCTCTTTCTcttcattaatttcttctggGTTTCCttatttgctgttcttgaaaagccagaaaaaaatcaccttacAGTGATCAGCATGCTTGTAGGTTTGAGGAGCTCCAGCTACAATTATAGCAGGGCATTGGGTGATCAGACTCTCTAAAAAgcagctgatttattttttagctGAATACACTTGTACAGCTGACCTTTTTAACATTTAGCAGATGTTACTTACTTTTCTACCTGCACCTTTCAGCCCTATTGCATTATTTAAATATGGATTTAGATTAATAAGTACTGACTGCAAAACCCAATTTGCTCTTGCAAAATCAACTCTGCACATGCAGAGAAGGTAttgcttttgcaaaataaagtaACTATCAAAGCTATctacaaatgtgttttttttttccccagcgaTGATGTATGTGACTGGACTTTGAAAACTTGACTTTGACTTTTCTTTCATCGACTCTACCTCTGAGGCATATTTCTGTCCGTCCACTGTGTGCTCTGAGCCTTGCTCATCATTTTGGCCCCAATGGAAATGAAACTGCCGCAATCTATATGTTCCGGTGAGAGGTCCACCAGTCAGCACTGCAAATGCATAAAGTATGGTAAAAATATCAATCAATAAAGTCTTCCTGACAGGCAAGTTACAGATTTCAAAGATTTTATAACATGAAAGCAGTTTTCTCCATGTTAACATGTTAACATGTTTTGatattagattatttttaaaaatctagaaaaaaaaaaccaacagtttGTGCAGTTAACCCAAAGTTATTGAAGATTTTAATTCTAGGTACATAGAGTGCGTTGGTTATAGAAAATCTGCATGTTGCCTCAATGCAGTTCCAAAATTCAAGTGACATATATGTGAATACACCTTCTattgcagagagaaaaagaaaggcaaaataacGTAGAAAACAAGCAGTTTGTCAGGAACTGTAATTGGATTTTAATAACTGCAGAATAAACCATCCTACCTCATGGAATTCACTTCCCACTaaaatttgtattatttattacagcattttaatggtctctttcttcacagaagtaACTGTTATAGGTACTTAATGTTTTTTGAATTCAGATTATGAGATGCTACAGGTGTACTCAGATGTTATTGACACTGTTTATTGATCATTATCATTAATTCCTTGCTTACAAGCACATAAATGTGTATTGATTCTCACTGTGGTGATAGGTACCTGTAATTGTGCATGATACTTAGAAATATGTGCCTGAAGTTCTTGCAGCACTTGCAATACTATACATCAGCACAAAATCTCCTCCTTTGTTATCAAGGTAATAAGactctctgagaaaaaaaacctagtcCAGACTGGTTTCATATGGAGTTACACTGTGAGTAacttttatatatgtataaatcTCCCTCTGcatgttgattaaaaaaaaaaagcacaattaaGTAACTTCATTTAGAAACTCTCCTCCTaccttcccctccccaaatcAGTGACTACCCTGAAGGTTTCCTACTGGGAAATTACCAGTCCCTTTGCCATTAACACAAGAACACTTGCCAACAAGTCCTAATTTTAAAGAACATAATTTGGATCTTCTGTAACACTTAAAGGGTATTGCCAACTAGTATGACAAAATTAGCAAGCATACCTTAATCTATATAAATACTCCTGAAAGGCAAGTAGTCTTGTTTTCTATATAAATTAGAGAACAcgagaatgaaaaaagaaaatgtctcaCATCCCCTTCTTCAGATCCCCTTTTTACTAACCTGATTGATTGTCCTTATCCTCAAAATTCACGTGGAATGAATGTCCAACATTGACAATCTCTTTGCA of the Nyctibius grandis isolate bNycGra1 chromosome 3, bNycGra1.pri, whole genome shotgun sequence genome contains:
- the LOC137660972 gene encoding carbonic anhydrase 1-like isoform X1: MGSRPDHWHKLYPIANGDRQSPIDIKTKEVKKDASLGLLRITWKPSTCKEIVNVGHSFHVNFEDKDNQSVLTGGPLTGTYRLRQFHFHWGQNDEQGSEHTVDGQKYASELHLIHWNADKYSNVAEAFDKPDGLAIVTVFLKGKQAPFSDFDPSSLLPKSLEYWTYNGSLTHPPLHESVIWIILKEPITISSEQLAQFRTILSSAEGEAPCPILSNHRQPQPLKGRVVRG
- the LOC137660972 gene encoding carbonic anhydrase 1-like isoform X2, whose translation is MGSRPDHWHKLYPIANGDRQSPIDIKTKEVKKDASLGLLRITWKPSTCKEIVNVGHSFHVNFEDKDNQSVLTGGPLTGTYRLRQFHFHWGQNDEQGSEHTVDGQKYASELHLIHWNADKYSNVAEAFDKPDGLAIVTVFLKLGLCNENLKGVLKALDSVKTKGKQAPFSDFDPSSLLPKSLEYWTYNGSLTHPPLHESVIWIILKEPITISSEQLAQFRTILSSAEGEAPCPILSNHRQPQPLKGRVVRG